A portion of the Thalassotalea sp. LPB0316 genome contains these proteins:
- a CDS encoding GNAT family N-acetyltransferase, giving the protein MTEHLAKAGIVMDDVRHLARIDEFFSDSMIIEYKNVSIGVIKLGKFSDRLHIRQLQIMPKYQGKGVGAKVIQQVIKRAVALNLPVSLYVLKQNPAKRLYQRLGFVIESETDLEYFMKLSIDC; this is encoded by the coding sequence ATGACTGAGCACTTAGCCAAAGCAGGCATTGTCATGGACGATGTACGCCATTTGGCACGTATCGACGAGTTTTTTAGCGACTCAATGATCATTGAATATAAAAACGTATCGATTGGTGTTATTAAGCTTGGTAAGTTTTCCGATCGCTTGCATATTCGCCAGTTACAAATTATGCCGAAATATCAAGGCAAAGGCGTTGGGGCTAAAGTAATCCAACAAGTGATAAAACGGGCTGTTGCACTAAACTTACCGGTCAGTTTATACGTACTAAAACAAAACCCAGCTAAACGTCTTTATCAACGGTTAGGCTTTGTCATTGAGAGTGAAACAGATCTTGAATATTTCATGAAGTTATCAATCGACTGTTGA